A DNA window from Streptomyces parvus contains the following coding sequences:
- a CDS encoding sensor histidine kinase, which translates to MKVFSGRLAPSARAAGRGLFLSVVGLAVSITLFVLAVLSISFILLGVGVFTTPVVLEAVRKHANQRRLWAMTWSDVRIPVPYRPFPKDLRPGVTGQVERTTLMLKDPATWRDLLWLLVDMTAGTVLAVLAAALMIYPVEGLVLAAGLWRVFQDDPYWYGFVPVDSQATGIAALALGVVLFHLGMRASEPLLRSHFLLARTVLAPTRDEQLAQRVERLTETRHEAVDTAAAELRRIERDLHDGAQARLVAMGMNLGTVEALIEKDPAQAKKLLAMARESSAEALTELRDLVRGIHPPVLAERGLGDAVRALALRLPVASEVTVELPGRAEAPVESAAYFAVSEALTNTVKHAEAERVYVDLHHAEGMLRISVTDDGRGGATVGRGSGLSGIERRLGTFDGVLAVSSPAGGPTMVTMEIPCELS; encoded by the coding sequence ATGAAGGTGTTCTCGGGGCGGCTGGCGCCGTCGGCAAGGGCGGCGGGGCGGGGGTTGTTCCTGTCCGTGGTCGGCCTGGCGGTGTCCATCACCCTGTTCGTGCTCGCGGTGCTCTCGATCTCCTTCATCCTGCTGGGCGTCGGCGTGTTCACCACCCCGGTGGTGCTGGAGGCGGTCCGCAAGCACGCCAATCAGCGGAGACTGTGGGCGATGACCTGGTCGGACGTGCGCATACCGGTCCCGTACCGGCCGTTCCCGAAGGACCTGCGGCCGGGCGTCACCGGTCAGGTGGAGCGCACGACGCTGATGCTGAAGGATCCGGCGACCTGGCGCGATCTGCTGTGGCTGCTGGTGGACATGACCGCCGGCACGGTGTTGGCGGTCCTGGCGGCGGCCCTGATGATCTACCCCGTGGAGGGTCTCGTCCTGGCGGCGGGGCTGTGGCGGGTGTTCCAGGACGATCCGTACTGGTACGGGTTCGTGCCGGTGGACAGCCAGGCGACGGGCATCGCGGCCCTGGCGCTGGGGGTCGTGCTCTTCCACCTGGGGATGCGGGCCTCCGAACCGTTGCTGCGGTCGCACTTCCTGCTGGCCCGTACGGTGCTGGCGCCGACCCGGGACGAGCAGCTGGCGCAGCGTGTCGAGCGGCTGACCGAGACCCGGCACGAGGCCGTGGACACCGCTGCCGCCGAACTGCGCCGCATCGAGCGGGACCTGCACGACGGGGCACAGGCCCGGCTGGTCGCGATGGGCATGAACCTGGGCACGGTCGAGGCGCTGATCGAGAAGGACCCGGCCCAGGCGAAGAAGCTGCTGGCGATGGCCCGGGAGTCGTCGGCGGAGGCGCTCACCGAGCTTCGCGACCTGGTCCGGGGCATCCACCCGCCGGTGCTGGCGGAGCGGGGGCTCGGGGACGCGGTCCGGGCGCTGGCGCTGCGGCTGCCGGTCGCCTCCGAGGTGACGGTGGAGCTGCCGGGGCGTGCGGAGGCCCCGGTGGAGTCGGCGGCGTACTTCGCGGTCAGCGAGGCCCTGACGAATACGGTGAAGCACGCGGAGGCGGAGCGGGTGTACGTGGACCTGCACCATGCGGAGGGGATGCTCCGGATCTCCGTGACGGACGACGGCCGGGGCGGTGCGACGGTCGGACGGGGCTCGGGACTGAGCGGAATCGAACGGCGGCTGGGTACATTCGACGGCGTCCTGGCCGTCAGCAGCCCCGCGGGCGGTCCCACCATGGTGACCATGGAGATCCCTTGCGAGTTGTCCTAG
- a CDS encoding response regulator transcription factor, whose product MRVVLAEDLFLLRDGLVRMLEAYDFEIAAAVETGPELTKALAELEPDVAVVDVRLPPSHTDEGLQCALAARRARPGLPVLVLSQHVEQLYARELLADGNGGVGYLLKDRVFDADQFIDAVRRVATGGTAMDPQVISQLLSRRSQDKPIGGLTPREREVMELVAQGRSNAAIASQLVITERAVAKHTSNIFGKLDLPPSDDDNRRVLAVLAYLDRG is encoded by the coding sequence TTGCGAGTTGTCCTAGCCGAAGATCTCTTCCTGTTGCGCGACGGCCTGGTGCGCATGCTGGAGGCCTATGACTTCGAGATCGCCGCGGCTGTGGAGACCGGGCCCGAACTGACCAAGGCACTGGCCGAGTTGGAGCCGGACGTCGCTGTCGTCGACGTCCGGCTCCCGCCGTCGCACACGGACGAGGGGCTCCAGTGCGCCCTGGCCGCCCGCCGGGCCCGGCCGGGGCTTCCGGTGCTGGTGCTCTCGCAGCACGTGGAGCAGTTGTACGCACGGGAGTTGCTGGCGGACGGCAACGGCGGGGTCGGCTATCTGCTGAAGGACAGGGTCTTCGACGCGGACCAGTTCATCGACGCGGTACGGCGGGTGGCGACGGGCGGTACGGCGATGGACCCGCAGGTCATCTCCCAGCTCCTGTCGCGCCGTTCGCAGGACAAGCCGATCGGCGGACTCACCCCGCGTGAGCGGGAGGTGATGGAGCTGGTGGCGCAGGGCAGGTCGAACGCCGCCATCGCCTCGCAGCTGGTCATCACGGAGCGGGCGGTGGCCAAGCACACGTCGAACATCTTCGGGAAGCTGGACCTGCCTCCGTCGGACGACGACAACCGCCGGGTGCTGGCGGTGCTGGCGTACCTGGACCGCGGCTGA